In the Alphaproteobacteria bacterium genome, CTGGACGATGAAGGCAAACGCAATGGTGACCATCGCGAGATAGGGTCCCGTGACGCGCAGCGCAGGGAGCGCGAGGGCGGCACCGATCCCGCCTGCCACGAGGCCGGCGATCGGAAACGCAAGCCAGAACCCGACGCCCTTCAGCGTCAGGATCGCTGCCGTGTAGGCGCCGATGGAATAGAAACCGACGTGCCCAAGCGAGACCTGCCCGGCAAGACCGAGCAGGACGTTCAGCCCCACGCCGACGACCGCGGTGAGCGCGACGAGCGCCAGAATGAAGTGCGTGTAGCCTTCGGAGATGAACACCAGGGCGACGACCGCTGCTGTCAGCGCCAGGATCGAAAGCGTCATTGTCGAGGGCGCGGCCGCTTTCATGGTCATACTTTTTTCGCCGCCGCGCGGCCAAGCAGCCCGTTCGGCATGACGGCGAGCGCAAGGATGACGACCGCGAATACGATGATCTGCGTGTAGCTCGAGCCAATGAACGCGGTGACCGAAGCCTCGATCAACCCATAGAGCAGCCCTGCCAGCATCACCCCCGACGCAGAGGTGATGCCGCCGAGAATTGCGACAGCAAACGCCTTGATGCCGAACAGCGTGCCCATCTCGGAATGAATGCTGAATAGCGGCGCAATCAGCATGCCGGCAAGCCCGGCGAGCGCGGTCGAAAGCGCAAACGAGAACGCGATCGCTGACCGTACGTTGATTCCCATCAGGCGCGCCGCATCCTTGTTCTGGACTACGGCGAGAAGCGCCTTGCCGAGACGCGTGCGGTGGAACGCGATCTGCAGCGCGACCGCAATCCCGACGCCGACGACCGGAATGATCAACTGCAGCGGAAACACGCCTGCGCCGAAAAGATCGATCGGCTTTTGCGCGAGGAACGATGGAAAAGCGCGCGGCTCCTTGCCGAACGTGAACAGCACGATATTGTCGAGCACGATCCCGCCCGCAACCGTCGCCATCAGCCAGGCATTCGAGCCGCGCTCTGCGAACGGCCGTACCAGCGCGCGCTCGACCAGAAGGCCGAACAGAGCGCAGAGCGCAAGCGACATCGCCACCGCGAGCGGCATCGGCCAACCGAGCTTGATCCCGAACGTGTAGCCGAGCACAGCGCCGAGCATCATCGAGGAACCCTGCGCGAAGTTGACCGTGTTGGAGACGACGTAGGTGACGTGGAAGCCGAGTGCGATAAGTCCATACATGCTCCCGACCGCGAGGCCGGAGACGATCGCCGAAATCAAAAGCATCGTTTACCCGGATGAGACGCAGCGGGACGCAGGCCGACAAGCCCGCGCCCCGCCGCCTTGCGTCGAAGTCTAGTTCGTCAGCGGAAGAATCTCGCCGTCCTTGAAGTGGGTGAAGATGTAGTCGTCAGATGTCAGCGCGTCGTGGTTCGTCGGCGTGAACGGCTTGTCGTAGGTCTTGATCAGCCCCTCGTATTTCGGAAGCGCGTAGAGCGCCTCGCGGACCTTCGGGCCTTCGGTCGAGCCTGCCTTGGCGATGGCAAGCGTCATCAAATTCATCGCGTCGTACGCATTGGCGATCCCCACGGCGGGGGTCACGTCAGCGAGGCTCTTGATCTCCGGATACTTCTTCTTCAGCGCTGCAAGCACGCTTTCGGCCTTCGGCGAAAGTTTTCCCGAGAAGCTGAAAGTCTGAATGAAGTGGACCCGCTCACTGCTCGGCCCCGCAAGCTCGCTGAAGCGCCCGCCGGCCGGACCCCAATGCGAGACGATCGGAACGCTCCAGCCCATGCGGTCGAGTGATTTGACCACCTGTGACGAAGGCGCCACGTTTGCCACCAGGAACAGCACGTCCGCACCGGCTTCCTTCAGCCGGGTCAACTGTGGCACGACGTCGACATCGGCGTCTTGGAATTTCTCGATGCCCGCGTAGGGCATGTTCTTCTCAGCGAGCGCCTCCTTGAGGCCCTTTTCGTTCGACTCGCCCCAGGGATTGTTGATCAGGATCATCCCAGGCTTCTTGGTCGCATATTTCTTGGCCGCGTAGTCGATCATGGCCTTGTCGACCAGCACATCGACGGCCGAGACCCGGAACGCATAGTTCTCGGCCGCGCCGTTGCGGGTGATCGGTGTGCCGGCCGCCCAGACGCCCATGAACGGCACCTTGTTCTGGTTGGCGAACGGCACGATCGCGATCGACACCGGCGTGTCGAGGCCGCCGAACAAGCCGACAACCTTCTCGCGCTGCACCAGCTCGCGGGCCGCCACGGCTCCCTTGGCGGGATTGCTTTCATCGTCCCGCACCAGAAGTTCAACCTTCTTGCCGAGCACACCGCCTTTGGCGTTGATCTCGTCGATGGCGATCGAGAGTCCGCGAACGATCGCCTCGCCGGACTTCGCCGATTGGCCGGACATTGCAGCGACGAGGCCGAGCTTTATGGTGTCCTGCGCGAAGGCTGGTGCCGTGAGGGCGGTCATGGCGGCGGCAGCCAGAAGCAGGCGGCGCGTGAGTTGCGGAAGGCTGTTTCGCACGGACATGGCGTTACCTCTCTGTGAAACCCCGGTATCTTAGGCATGTCCGTTCGCAAGGGACATGCCATTGCAGGCGTGTTGAAAACCCTGTGAAACCCCGGACTTGCGTCCCTTCTGCACAGAAAATAGTCAATATTGCTGACCGATTGGAGAGATCGTATGCAATACTGCATTCGATCTCTCGGGCTCTCTTAAGGGGTACGCGCCGACGAGAAAAATGCATGGTAGCGAGCCTGAGATTTCCTCCGCCCGACCGAACAAGAGAGGATGAAGACGAGCATGTCCGCCGCAGCCGCCAAAGCCGCCGTGATTGCCCCCTCCGAAGAGACCGGCGCAGCAGCCGACATCGTCGAGAAATTCCTCGTCGCCTCCATGGTGCCGGACCCTGAAACCGCCGCGCGCTACATTGCAGAGCCGCTCAAGCTCACCTTCACGGGAGGCCGCAAGTTCTCGCATCCGCGCGAGAGCACGGCGTTCAACGCCAAGCGCTACAAGTGGGTGAAGAAGAAGATGGAGCGCTCGGATGTGGCGCCCGCCGACGGAGAGACAATCGTCTACAACATCGGCACGCTCTATGGCGAATGGCCGGACGGCACACCGTTCGAAGGCAACCGCTACGTTGACCGCTTCGTCGTGCGCGGCGGCAAGATCGTGCAAATGGACGTGTGGAACGACAGCGCCGAGCGTCTGCTTGCACGCAATGGCATCGATGCCTGACTAGTGTCGAGCGCGCGGCGCCGAGACAGGCAAAAATGGTCGAAAAGGATCGCGACATTTCGCGAGATTTGTTCGCTGCGCCGCCGCGCGTGATCAACATCGGACTTGAGATATTCGCAACGGATCTTGCCAGCCAGGACGCAAAGGTTGCGCACGTGCGCTGGAGTCCGCCAGCGGGCGGGAATTCTCACCTTGCGGGCCTTCTCGAAAAGCTCCAAGGCAAATGAAACCCCGAGAAGGCCGGACTTGAGAACAATCGATCAAGCCAATCAAGAAGCGCTGCGACGTATTCTCGCCGGCGATCCCGTCTTGGTCGACGTGATCCCGGCCTCCGAGGCCATTCCGGACTTGGCGGATCGCATGATCCTTCATGCCGGACCGCCGATCGGCTGGGATCGGATGTGCGGTCCCATGCGCGGGGCGGTCACAGGTATTGCGGTGTTCGAAGGCTGGGCAAAGGATCTCGACGATGCGGCGTCGAGCGCGGCCGCCGGCTCCTTTGTTTTCCACCCCAATCATCACTTCGGGGCGGTTGGTCCGATGACCGGCATGACGACCAGAAGCCAGCCGCTCATGGTGGTCGAGAACAAGACTTACGGCAATCGTGCCTATTGCGCGATCAATGAGGGCCTCGGCAAGGTGATGCGGTTCGGCGGCAATGACGCCGAAGTCTTGAACCGCTTGCACTGGATCCGCGAGACTCTGGGACCCGCACTGGGACGCGCGATTCGTGAATCAGGCGGCATTCCGCTGAAGCCGTTGCTTGCGCGCGGACTGACCATGGGTGACGAGATGCATCAGCGGAACGTCGCGTGCTCCAGTCTGCTGCTGCGTCAACTCGCGCCGCTGCTGGCGCGGACATCCAAAGACGGCGGCGAGCTTGTCACCTGCCTGGACTTCATCGGCCACAACGATCAGTTCTTTCTCAATATCGCGATGGCGATGGGAAAGGCACTCACCGACCCGGCACGCGACGTCACGGCGTCGTCTATGGTCACGGCCATGTGCCGCAACGGCACTGACTTCGGCCTTCGCGTCTCGGGCACGGGCGACCGTTGGTTCACCGCACCCGTTGAGATGCCGACCGGAATCTACTTTCCGGGCTTCAGCGAAAGGGACGCCAATCCGGACATGGGGGACTCGGCCATCGTGGAGACCATCGGCCTCGGCGCTTTCGCGATGGCCGCGGCGCCGGCGGTGGTCGGATATATCGGAGCGGGGCGCGCCTCCGAGGCGGCGGCGTTCACGCGATCGATGGCGGAAATTACCGTCGGGCCCAATCCCGCATGGGTCATTCCGGCGATGGATTTTGCGGGTGTGCCGACCGGCATCGATATCCGTCTCGTCGTCGAGACCGGCCTCGCTCCAATCATCAACACCGGGATCGCGCACCGAGAGCCTGGGCTAGGTCAGGTCGGCGCCGGCATCGTGAAGGCGCCGCTCAAATGCTTCCAGGACGCGCTTGTGGCTTTTGCCGAGACGATAGGCGTTAAATGAGCGTGATCCTCAACGAGGTTCGCCGCGCAACCTATCTCGACTCGATCGTCCTCATGCGCATCTCCCGGCAGATCGCAGCCCTGCCCGGAGTCGAGGAAGCCGGCCTGATCATCGGAACGCCGGCGAATAAAGAGATTCTCCGCGACGCCAACATTCTCGGCCCGGAGGGCAGCGCTGCCGATCCGGGCGACCTGATCATTGCACTCAGGACGAGCGATGTGCGCACCGCGGAAGCCGCGCTCGCAGAGGCGAAGCGGCTGCTCGATCAACCGAGCGCGCTGGGTACGACGGCGGCGATCGAGTCGTCGCGCACCGTTCGCGCCGCCATCCAGAGGCTGCCCGAGGCCAACCTGGCGCTGATCTCGGTTCCTGGAGACTTCGCGGTCGCCGAAGCGCGCAAGGCGATGGAGCTTGGGCTCCACGTCATGATTTTTTCCGACAACGTGCCGATCGCGGACGAGGCGACGCTCAAGCGCACGGCGCGCGACCGCGGCCTCTTCGTGATGGGACCGGATTGCGGAACGGCGATCATCGGTGGCGTGCCTTTGGGTTTCGCAAATGTTGTTCCAACCGGAGACATCGGCATCATCGGCGCATCCGGCACCGGAATTCAGGAAGTGTCCTGCCTGATCGCGCGCGCCGGCCGCGGCATCAGCCACGCGATTGGGACGGGGGGACGGGATCTCAAAGCCGAGGTCGGCGCAATCACGACTCTGATGGCAATCGATGCGCTCGACGCCGACGATCGTACGAAGCATGTTGTGCTAATCTCCAAGCCCCCCGCCGCTTCGGTCGCCCGGGCGGTGCTTGAGCGCGTCGCGAAGAGCTCGAAGCCGTTCACGATTTGCTTTCTAGGCGCGACAGACTTCGCGCTGCCCGCAAATGCGCGCTCCGCCGGGACACTCAAGGCGACGGCCGAATTGGTTGTCGGTGGAATAGGAGCAGTTCCGGCGAACCCGCGATTGTTGCAATCGAATGGACG is a window encoding:
- a CDS encoding branched-chain amino acid ABC transporter permease, which translates into the protein MLLISAIVSGLAVGSMYGLIALGFHVTYVVSNTVNFAQGSSMMLGAVLGYTFGIKLGWPMPLAVAMSLALCALFGLLVERALVRPFAERGSNAWLMATVAGGIVLDNIVLFTFGKEPRAFPSFLAQKPIDLFGAGVFPLQLIIPVVGVGIAVALQIAFHRTRLGKALLAVVQNKDAARLMGINVRSAIAFSFALSTALAGLAGMLIAPLFSIHSEMGTLFGIKAFAVAILGGITSASGVMLAGLLYGLIEASVTAFIGSSYTQIIVFAVVILALAVMPNGLLGRAAAKKV
- a CDS encoding ABC transporter substrate-binding protein, with the protein product MSVRNSLPQLTRRLLLAAAAMTALTAPAFAQDTIKLGLVAAMSGQSAKSGEAIVRGLSIAIDEINAKGGVLGKKVELLVRDDESNPAKGAVAARELVQREKVVGLFGGLDTPVSIAIVPFANQNKVPFMGVWAAGTPITRNGAAENYAFRVSAVDVLVDKAMIDYAAKKYATKKPGMILINNPWGESNEKGLKEALAEKNMPYAGIEKFQDADVDVVPQLTRLKEAGADVLFLVANVAPSSQVVKSLDRMGWSVPIVSHWGPAGGRFSELAGPSSERVHFIQTFSFSGKLSPKAESVLAALKKKYPEIKSLADVTPAVGIANAYDAMNLMTLAIAKAGSTEGPKVREALYALPKYEGLIKTYDKPFTPTNHDALTSDDYIFTHFKDGEILPLTN
- a CDS encoding nuclear transport factor 2 family protein encodes the protein MSAAAAKAAVIAPSEETGAAADIVEKFLVASMVPDPETAARYIAEPLKLTFTGGRKFSHPRESTAFNAKRYKWVKKKMERSDVAPADGETIVYNIGTLYGEWPDGTPFEGNRYVDRFVVRGGKIVQMDVWNDSAERLLARNGIDA
- a CDS encoding DUF1116 domain-containing protein; translated protein: MRTIDQANQEALRRILAGDPVLVDVIPASEAIPDLADRMILHAGPPIGWDRMCGPMRGAVTGIAVFEGWAKDLDDAASSAAAGSFVFHPNHHFGAVGPMTGMTTRSQPLMVVENKTYGNRAYCAINEGLGKVMRFGGNDAEVLNRLHWIRETLGPALGRAIRESGGIPLKPLLARGLTMGDEMHQRNVACSSLLLRQLAPLLARTSKDGGELVTCLDFIGHNDQFFLNIAMAMGKALTDPARDVTASSMVTAMCRNGTDFGLRVSGTGDRWFTAPVEMPTGIYFPGFSERDANPDMGDSAIVETIGLGAFAMAAAPAVVGYIGAGRASEAAAFTRSMAEITVGPNPAWVIPAMDFAGVPTGIDIRLVVETGLAPIINTGIAHREPGLGQVGAGIVKAPLKCFQDALVAFAETIGVK
- the fdrA gene encoding acyl-CoA synthetase FdrA, which codes for MSVILNEVRRATYLDSIVLMRISRQIAALPGVEEAGLIIGTPANKEILRDANILGPEGSAADPGDLIIALRTSDVRTAEAALAEAKRLLDQPSALGTTAAIESSRTVRAAIQRLPEANLALISVPGDFAVAEARKAMELGLHVMIFSDNVPIADEATLKRTARDRGLFVMGPDCGTAIIGGVPLGFANVVPTGDIGIIGASGTGIQEVSCLIARAGRGISHAIGTGGRDLKAEVGAITTLMAIDALDADDRTKHVVLISKPPAASVARAVLERVAKSSKPFTICFLGATDFALPANARSAGTLKATAELVVGGIGAVPANPRLLQSNGRKRVRGLFAGGTLCSEAQIIFRQAGLPVMSNVPVPGASPVTGTYDGHVLIDLGDDEFTRGRPHPMFEPGVRDAPLAEAIADPNVGVVLLDVVLGYGGHPDPAGHLVARLANRDGRPVIVASVTGTDADPQPRETQIQKLVDAEVIVAGSNADAAEAAIAALSAH